Within the Medicago truncatula cultivar Jemalong A17 chromosome 4, MtrunA17r5.0-ANR, whole genome shotgun sequence genome, the region TCCACTGCAAGTAACCCTGAGAATACCATCACCACTGTCGCCCCCGCTTCCACTCTCCCACATAGCTTTCTTTCAAAGATTTTGGGTATGTTTACTTTTGCAGATGGTCTTGCATGCAATTGATATTGTTATGCAACACATTCTTTGTTAATTATGTTCATTGCAAtgcttcattttcttaaatgctttgatttttctttttaatatcaaGATTCTTGTGATGGATTtgttttaaattcataaaagaCCACGTTTTTTGAAGTGGGTCAgcgttttttttaatcaaaaaatctTTCTTAAGCTTAAAGTTTCTTGGTAGGAACCGTTTTTCATTTGgcaccattttttatttttttaaaaaattgtttgttttattttgtattttacagGAAAAGGAAAGGGGAAGGGAAAGGAAAAAGTTGAATCCAAAGTGAATAAGAAAAAAGAGGATTCTGCATCTACTTCTAGAATTGTGACTTTAAATTTAGGAAATGAGGCGATACGGAAATTCTGTTTTGATGAACTTAGTGTAGCAACAGACAATTTCAGTAACATTGTGGGTCAAGGAGGTTTTGGCAAGGTTTACGGAGGGTACTTGCTTCAAACAAAACAGGTttgtgaaataattttttttttttttatattgaacattttattggttaaattgGTTAAACCTTAAACGTATCATTTTCGATCTGGTTTGAACAGTTTAAAGTCATTGATCCATGACTAGAATGTTTAGTAGTTTgcctttttgaaattttgatttctgtGGTGATAATTTTAAGTTATTAACATTTGCTAATTAGGCCGTAGCTATAAAGCGACATGGCTCAAACAGTCAACAAGGACCTGAGGCGTTTACTACTGAAGTGGAGACATTGAGTAATGCAAGCCACAAAAATATTGTCCAATTGATTGGATATTGTTGGGAGAATGAGCACAAGCTATTAGTTTACGAGTACATGAATTTGGGATCTTTGGAAGCTCATTTGTTAGGTATATATATCATCCTAATTATCATCAcaaactcatttttttctttgtagaaTCAAAGTTTAGAAACATTTTTAACCCTAGAATCGATATATACTTTTTGCGCCATTCTGATCTCGTTTCCTCTCCCTGATTACACTAGATGATCATCTGCGAGGTTTTCTTGATTGGGGTACAAGAATGAAAATAGCTACTGAAACAGCAAAGGGTGTGGAGTATCTGCATGATAAAATGAATCCTCGTATGATATACTGTGACCTAAAAAGCTCAAACATTTTATTAGGCGATGGATATGATGTAAAGTTATCTGATTTTGGGTGTGCTAAAATAGGCCCAAAATATGCTTCAACAAAGATGTTTGGTACAATTGGATATTTTGATCCAGATTATATAAAAACAGGTACTTTGTCATTCAAATCAGATATTTACAGCTTTGGAGTTGTTCTTTTGGAGCTCATCAGTGGTagaagagcttttgatgaaacAAGACGCGACGATGAACCAAATGTTGTTTTTTGGGTAAGTCAATGTTGGTCTTTTTTGTAGTAAAAAACTGTCTTTGCCAAATAGTAGTTGTTTAGAATTTGAGTTACCTATAACTAGTTATTAATCAGTGGTAATGAGTTACACTAAATTGCTTTACTGCTCAAATCTGGACGAAATTGTGGTTGAGCTGCTCAAATAAGTGAACCATAGACAATATTGGTTCAGTTCGGTCCGAGTTGATTAAGAGTTTTAAATTAAGCATGGGTAAGATAGTTTATATTAAGTGCAAACCAAATCTCTATTTtcaagtttgaaaattatgtcTACTAGCCTAAATTGGAAGAAGGCCATGTTTTATAAACTGAACCGGACATGTCTGGAAATTACTCGAATGGCTTTAATAACCAAATCATTGTTGGTTCAGGTTGACGGTTCAACCGTCCGGTTTGGtttagattttaaattaataatgtgtAAGAGATGTTACACATAAAGTGATACAtgtgaatattgttttgcaggcAAGTCCTTTATTTGAAGATAGATTCACAGAGATTGTTGACCCATTGCTAAAAGAGAAATTTCCTGAGAGAGATTTACAGAAAGTTATTGCCATTGTTGCATCATGTGTTCAAGAGAAAGCTGATAAGAGGCCTGATATAAGTCAAATTGTCGTAGAACTCGAAGCTCTAAATAAAATGAAGTCCCAAGTTGATGAAGCAGAAAGTTCTGGAGCAGCAGAGAGAAGGGTTGGACAAAGTTCTACATGATGAAGTTACATTCTTCTGGAATGAAAATTATGTTAGAAGTTACATTTTTCTGCTCATATGTGACTGCgttattgaattttgtttcATTGGAGATAATGTGTGCTTTTCAAATGTATttttcacaaaacatttctttggtttatcttaattttctctAGTTCGTTATTCAccttttttaattctattatgAATGTACGCAATAAATGGTTTGTATGAATATTGTACATATAACTTATAAGTTCTATTTTGGGGCAGCTCTAATAATGATTGTTTGTCAAAATTGAAAGGAGGAAACCATTCTGCTTCAAAACTTAatcatcaaattattttaaaaaattaaaagacaatCAACAATGAATTGATTCAAGTGGTAAATTTGACCCTTCAAAAAAGTGATGAGTGGTTTGATCAAAGACTTGTTTAGGGAAAAATATTGTTCGGAGTAGTTCAAGCTATGACTCTTAAACAAGTTGTCATAATTTGAACATACTTACGAGGTTTAATTAgacgtttgatttttttttatatagtgtatttttttttatctttaaataattttttactttgtctAAGCTTCTCaagttttgaacaaaaaaatttccAACCTAATTTTTGTTATGCAAAAACAAAAGCACTAAATTTACaaactaaatatttttgaactaaataagtaatttatgtttaaactttATGTGTACAAATTAATTGTTgtattacaaaattattttccaaATAACTTTTACGTGAAAAATTTCAAACGAGAAGTTACTTTTAGTTACattgattttacaaaataaattaattcacttagatttctttttttgacaaaatacaaATCAATTTTCACAAGTAAATAATCAAACATTCTTGTGGAAGTGCGAAGACTAGCGCGTGAGTGTCACGAGCATACACGTCACATTGCCGTCAAATTTTCGTAAAATCTGAAGCTTCTTCCAATGATTCGACATTATCACGTAAAAATCAGTTTTCTCCACTATTGAAGAACTCGAATTCTCAGTAATTCGATTGTTTCCATCATTAAACCTAATTGGTTCACCTCCCAGTTTTTGAttgtttctgttgttgttgatgatgctaAATGTTTCATCAACTTTAACATTAAGATACCTTAGAATATgctccctccggtcactattataagcaaaactccatattttagatacattgaataattaatgtatctagtctttattatagactgcattcattaattattcaatgtatctaaaaagtgtAGTGTTGTTTATAgtagtgaccggagggagtacgtTATCAAAACAGAATGTTTAGCAATATGTTTAATCGTCTTACGCGAGTTATCTACCATTCTGAAAGCAAGTCTCAAAAGGTCATCTTTGTTGTAACAAAACGGACAACGATATATTGAATCAGATCAACGGCCACTTGTTAGGGGAAAATTTGTTAAACAAATAGTGTATGTTGCTCGATGCTTGTATTTACGGTGTTGCTATATGGTGCGAATGAATATTCGCGTGACTTGCACAAAAGCGTTATTTAATACCCAATATACTAAGTTATTATTTAATACCCAATATACTAAGTTATGGTCTTTCTTGTTGgttcttttttattcttttggtaaaatacttctttgttttttgaaaagggGCAAAATATtatcttgttttatttaatttcaagtttttaaaatgtttatataGTGTTGCTGGGTGTATATATGGTCATTATTTTTGAGGTTGTGAACATAGTTCAATCAATAGGTGATCTggtgtatattgaattaatgTAGATTCAATCAACGTAATGTGTACAAGAAGTTTTCTAATACAACGGGGCTATTTTAGTTAATGACGGAGGTAGTTCTTCGGTGAAATTACAATGAGGTTACAAAGAGGTTCTAGTATAAGAGAGTCAataaaaatggtgaaaatcaTAGAATACCTAATTTACTATCACATTATTAAATTAGATGGTCAAAATTATATATgagtaaaagaaattaaaatggaaaaCCATAATtgcataattaaaaataaagaaaatgctaAAGAGTGGCCTTAAGGCATTGGTTAAGagaatgaaaatagaaatattgcATTAAGTGGATCAAAAGTACACTAAtcaatgtaaatttattttacaatagaTATATTCAACCAtaacactaaaaataaaggaccaaaattacaattttttttgaacaaatcaaaatgaaatatattgttCAAAAGCTAAGTGATGAATCACCCAATGTATGTTACATCAGAACAACACCTATCAAAGGTACATCCGCCAGAAAAAAAGACAATGAACGAATACAAGAGCAAACTATACAAGTAACACCCATAACTGTCACTTTTCCATTTCACTTTCAtagtttcttttgatttttctctGCTTCTTCTtggttttgttgttttcttgattGAATCTCAGAGACAAAAAAGATGAGTTGCTTTTGTATCCGTCCCAACAAAAGTAACACACAAAATGTCACCACCACCATCGCTTCCACTGCAAGTAACCCTGAGAATACAATCACCACTGTCGCCACCGCTTCCACTCTCCCACATAGCTTTCTTTCAAAGATTTTGGGTATGTTTACTTTTGCAGATGGTCTTGCATGCAATTGATATTGTTATGCAACACATTCTTTGTTAATTATGTTCATTGCAAtgcttcattttcttaaatgctttgatttttctttttaatatcaaGATTCTTgaccatattttgttttttaaaaaaactcttgtttgttttatttttgtattttacagGAAAGGGAAAACTTGAATCCAAAGTGAATAAGAAAAAAGAGGATTCTGCATCTACGTATACTGAACCTGTGAAGTTAAATATAAGAAATGAGGCGATACAGAAATTCTGTTTTGATGAACTTAGTGCAGCAACAGACAATTTCAAGAACATTGTGGGTCAAGGAGGTTTTGGCGGAGTTTACCTAGGGATGCTTCAAACAAAACAggtttgtgaaagaaaaaataattgatattgaacattttatttatttccttgAATGTGATCTTTCTTCTGTCAATGTATTGCAcatttatgaaatatttaatttataaatcgAACCGACCATTATATTGGTTAAACCTTAAAGCTATCATTTTCGATCTGGTTTGAACAGTTTAAATTTGTTGATCCATGACTAGAATGTTTAGTAGTTTGCCTTTTTAAAACTTTGATTTGTGTGGTGATAATTTTAAGTTATTAACATTTGCTAATTatgtttataatattgtttAGGTCGTAGCTATAAAGCGACGTGACTCAAACGGTGTACAAGGAACCCAGCAATTTATTGCTGAAGTGGAGACATTGAGTAATGTAAGCCACAAAAATATTGTCCAACTGATTGGATATTGTTATGAGAAGGAGCACAAGCTATTAGTTTACGAGTACATGGGTTTGGGATCTTTGGAAGATAATTTGTCAGGTATATATATCATCCTAATTATCAtcatatactcttttttttctttgtagaaTCAAAGTTTAGAAACATTTTTAACCCTAGAATTGATATATACTTTTTGCGCCATTCTGATCTTGTTTCCTCTCCCTGATTACACTAGATCATCATCGGCGAGGTATTCTTCATTGGGATACAAGAATGAGAATAGCAACTGAAATAGCAAAGGGTGTGGAGTATCTACATGTTAAAATGGATCCTCCTATGATATACCGTGACCTTAAAAGCTAAAGTATTTTGTTAGGCGATGTATATGATGTAAAGTTATCTGATTTTGGGTGTGCTAAAGTAGGCCCAGAATATCGTTCAACAAAGATTTTTGGCACAATTGGATATTTTGATCCAGATTATACAAAAACAGGTATTTTGTCATTCAAATCAGATATTTACTGCTTTGGAGTTGTTCTTTTGGAGCTGATCAGTGGTACTAAAGCTTTTGAACCAAATGTTGTTTTATGGGTAAGTCAATGTTGGTCTTTTTTGGTCCTTCCCAAATTGTAGTAGTTTAGAATTTGAGTTACCTATAATTAGTTCTAAATTATTGGTAATGAGTTTCCCTCAAATCTACAAAATTGCAGTTGAACCGCTCAAATAAGTGAACCATAGTTCAAgttgattaaatttaaaataagcaTGTGCATGATAGTTTATATAAAGTACATACCAAATCTCTATTTTGAAGGTTTCAAATTTATGTCTACTATCCTACATTAGAAGGCAATGCTTTATAAACTGATCTGGAAATTAATCTGTTTAGAATTTTCTTTGAACCACTTTAATAATCGAACTGTTGATGATGTTTAAGAGATGTTTGTTATACATAAAGTGCATATACCAAATATCTATTTTCAAGGCTGCAAATTCATTCATGTACATACTTGCctcaattaacaaaaaaatatttctttattgatacatgtgaatattgttttgcaggcAAGTCCTTTATTTGAAGACAGATTCGAAGAAATTGTTGACCCATTGCTAAAAGAGAAATATCCTGCGAGAGATTTACAGAAAGCTATTGCCATTGCTGCATCATGTGTTCAAAAGAAAGTTGATGATAGGCCCGATATAAGTCAGATTGTCAAAGACCTCGAAGCtctaaataaaatgaaatccaaggttgatgaagaagaaagttcTGGAGCAGCAGAGAGCAGGGTTGGACAAAGTTCTACTAGTTGAAGTTACATTCTTATGGAGTGAAAATTTTGTTATGAATCAGTAAACTAGGAAATTGCATTTTTTCTGCTCATATGTGactatgttttttaattttgtttcattgGAGATAATGTGTGCTTTTCAAATGCAATTTTCCTTTCCTTATGTTCTTCTTGAATTGTTTTGCCTTCTACCCATTTGTCAGAATTTTGAGCATTATAACTAGGGCTGggcaaaaataaccaaaaaccgATCCGAACTGGTTAACCGAACTGAaccatattaaaattttaattgttatgaaccgaaccgaaccattacaattcaattaattcattttcacacaaaaatcaTCTCATATGAACTGATATTCTTGATGTTATTTAACTTAATAGCAACAATGCAAGTTTCAGGTGCTGCTGCAATCAGCGACATTATGGTGGTGCTTCCATCTTCATCCTCGCTCCGGTTACCGGAATTCCGTCATTTCCATGCTTTTGACGCCAAGAATGTTCTTTCCACTGGATTTCTTAAGGTAAGCTTTTTATATCATTCATTCTTTACTTCTcttatgattttataaaatctgTATGAAGTTTGAGGATAGGATTTATTGCTATATCAGTTAACTTAGTTGCAAGTTcagtagcaaaaaaaaaataaaaaataactgtTAGTTCCAAAATCAGTTAACATTCTGTTAGAacttagggcctgtttggattgactcaTTTAGTTTTATCTACTAGCATAAACACTTTTGAGATTGTTTGGGAGAACATAAAACTTATAAAGACAACTTCAGTTCAGTTCGGTTATTTCCAAACCTTaaacggttcggttcggttatTTCGAACCATTTCAACACTTCAGTTCGGTTAATATAGTTAACCGAACC harbors:
- the LOC11416922 gene encoding probable serine/threonine-protein kinase PBL6; its protein translation is MSCFCICPNKSNTQNVTTTIASTASNPENTITTVAPASTLPHSFLSKILGKGKGKGKEKVESKVNKKKEDSASTSRIVTLNLGNEAIRKFCFDELSVATDNFSNIVGQGGFGKVYGGYLLQTKQAVAIKRHGSNSQQGPEAFTTEVETLSNASHKNIVQLIGYCWENEHKLLVYEYMNLGSLEAHLLDDHLRGFLDWGTRMKIATETAKGVEYLHDKMNPRMIYCDLKSSNILLGDGYDVKLSDFGCAKIGPKYASTKMFGTIGYFDPDYIKTGTLSFKSDIYSFGVVLLELISGRRAFDETRRDDEPNVVFWASPLFEDRFTEIVDPLLKEKFPERDLQKVIAIVASCVQEKADKRPDISQIVVELEALNKMKSQVDEAESSGAAERRVGQSST
- the LOC120580100 gene encoding probable serine/threonine-protein kinase PBL6; its protein translation is MSCFCIRPNKSNTQNVTTTIASTASNPENTITTVATASTLPHSFLSKILGKGKLESKVNKKKEDSASTYTEPVKLNIRNEAIQKFCFDELSAATDNFKNIVGQGGFGGVYLGMLQTKQVVAIKRRDSNGVQGTQQFIAEVETLSNVSHKNIVQLIGYCYEKEHKLLVYEYMGLGSLEDNLSDHHRRGILHWDTRMRIATEIAKGVEYLHVKMDPPMIYRDLKS